The following proteins come from a genomic window of Corallococcus sp. NCRR:
- a CDS encoding phospholipid scramblase-related protein produces MSVESQALTLLRDEHTLRVRQVKEWGEILTGFEGRNRYEVVGDDGRPLFFAGEVGSGLGLFLLRGFLKAKRPFTMELKSERGETLLRLRRPWRFWLSRLEVEDGEGRHLGAIQQRFRFFTRAYDVLGPHDEELAHLSGPFFRPWTFNVEQQGREVGTIAKKWSGFGKEMFTDADNFGVRFNGLHDPHVRTLVVAATFLIDFVHFEDRRGGND; encoded by the coding sequence ATGTCCGTCGAGTCCCAGGCACTGACCCTCTTGCGTGACGAGCACACGCTGCGCGTGCGGCAGGTGAAGGAGTGGGGCGAAATCCTCACCGGCTTCGAGGGCCGCAACCGCTACGAGGTGGTGGGCGACGACGGACGCCCGCTCTTCTTCGCGGGCGAGGTGGGCAGCGGGCTGGGCCTGTTCCTGCTGCGCGGCTTCCTCAAGGCGAAGCGGCCCTTCACGATGGAGCTCAAGTCCGAGCGCGGGGAGACGCTCCTGCGGCTGCGCCGCCCGTGGCGCTTCTGGCTGTCCCGACTGGAGGTGGAGGACGGCGAGGGGCGGCACCTGGGCGCCATCCAGCAGCGCTTCCGCTTCTTCACCCGCGCCTACGACGTGCTCGGGCCCCATGACGAGGAGCTGGCCCACCTGAGCGGGCCGTTCTTCCGGCCCTGGACGTTCAACGTGGAGCAGCAGGGCCGCGAGGTGGGGACCATCGCGAAGAAGTGGAGCGGGTTCGGCAAGGAGATGTTCACGGACGCCGACAACTTCGGCGTCCGGTTCAACGGCCTGCACGACCCGCACGTGCGGACGCTGGTGGTGGCCGCGACGTTCCTCATCGACTTCGTGCACTTCGAGGACCGCCGCGGCGGCAACGACTGA
- a CDS encoding amidohydrolase, with protein MTAETTVYRAERVWTLDAERPRAEALAVRDGRVLAVGTLAEARAAAGPEAREVDLGRATVVPGLVDAHAHLHGLGKSLTTVRLEKAPSVEDVVQRLAKAPASSFQGDWLLGKGWDQNEWPGAAFPGREDLDARFLTTPVFLMRVDHHAAWVNGEALRRAGITRDTPDPPGGRILKDANGEPTGVLVDNAMDVVEAAIPAPTREQLETRLRAALERCAQVGLTGVHDAGMDLQAFRMLQAWDAAGTLPLRVYSMAAGQGEQRHAYLEQGPWQGRHLSMRSVKFLADGALGSRGAALHEDYSDEPGQRGLLLLSPEELEARAQAFMARGFQVCIHAIGDRANTLVVDVLLRGAERTGTQALRHRVEHAQILRLEDIRRLGAAGLVASVQPTHATSDMPWAQTRLGPERLKGAYAWRTLKDAGAHLALGSDFPIENPDVLAGLYAARTRQDAKGWPEGGWYPEERLSAAEALEGFTVGPAWASFEEARRGRLKPGLDADFVALSEDPLEGPAFALVDARVLATVVAGAEVFRADG; from the coding sequence ATGACGGCGGAGACGACGGTCTACAGGGCGGAGCGCGTGTGGACGCTCGATGCGGAGCGTCCGCGCGCGGAAGCATTGGCGGTGCGCGATGGAAGGGTCCTCGCGGTGGGGACGCTCGCGGAAGCGCGCGCCGCCGCGGGTCCTGAAGCGCGTGAGGTGGACCTGGGCCGCGCCACGGTGGTGCCCGGCCTGGTGGACGCGCACGCGCACCTCCATGGCCTGGGCAAGAGCCTGACCACGGTGCGCCTGGAGAAGGCGCCCTCGGTGGAGGACGTCGTCCAGCGTCTGGCGAAGGCGCCCGCGTCGAGCTTCCAGGGGGACTGGTTGCTCGGCAAGGGGTGGGACCAGAACGAGTGGCCCGGCGCCGCGTTCCCTGGCCGCGAGGACCTGGATGCGCGCTTCCTGACGACGCCGGTGTTCCTCATGCGCGTGGATCATCACGCGGCCTGGGTGAACGGCGAGGCGCTGCGCCGCGCGGGCATCACGCGGGACACGCCGGATCCGCCAGGAGGCCGCATCCTCAAGGACGCGAACGGCGAGCCCACCGGCGTCCTCGTGGACAACGCGATGGACGTGGTGGAGGCCGCCATCCCCGCGCCCACGCGCGAGCAGCTGGAGACCCGGCTGCGAGCCGCCCTGGAGCGGTGCGCGCAAGTCGGGCTCACGGGCGTGCACGACGCGGGCATGGACCTGCAGGCCTTCCGCATGTTGCAGGCGTGGGACGCCGCGGGGACCTTGCCCCTGCGCGTGTACTCGATGGCGGCGGGGCAGGGCGAACAGCGGCACGCCTATCTGGAGCAGGGCCCGTGGCAGGGGCGTCACCTGTCCATGCGCTCGGTGAAGTTCCTGGCGGATGGAGCGCTGGGGAGCCGGGGCGCGGCGCTGCACGAGGACTACAGCGACGAGCCTGGCCAGCGCGGCCTGCTGCTCCTCTCCCCCGAGGAGCTCGAAGCGCGCGCACAGGCCTTCATGGCCCGGGGCTTCCAGGTGTGCATCCACGCCATTGGAGACCGTGCTAATACGTTGGTCGTGGACGTCCTCCTGCGAGGCGCGGAGCGGACGGGCACGCAGGCCCTGCGTCACCGGGTGGAGCACGCACAGATTCTGCGGCTGGAGGACATCCGGAGGTTGGGCGCGGCGGGCCTGGTGGCCAGCGTGCAGCCCACGCACGCCACCAGCGACATGCCCTGGGCCCAGACGCGGCTGGGGCCTGAGCGGCTCAAGGGCGCCTACGCCTGGCGCACGTTGAAGGACGCGGGCGCGCACCTGGCGCTGGGCAGCGACTTCCCCATCGAGAACCCGGACGTGCTCGCGGGGCTCTACGCGGCGCGCACGCGGCAGGACGCGAAGGGCTGGCCGGAGGGCGGCTGGTATCCGGAGGAGCGCCTGAGCGCGGCGGAGGCGCTGGAGGGCTTCACGGTGGGGCCAGCGTGGGCGTCCTTCGAGGAGGCGCGGCGCGGGAGGCTTAAGCCCGGCCTGGACGCGGACTTCGTCGCGCTGTCGGAGGACCCGCTGGAGGGGCCCGCGTTCGCGCTGGTGGATGCGCGCGTGCTGGCCACGGTGGTGGCGGGCGCGGAGGTGTTCCGCGCGGATGGGTGA
- a CDS encoding DUF2721 domain-containing protein, protein MNVGVDGLDHQISRITARMRDRVREWRTLPEGHARRSLLREAVAIMDRRHAILARAIGFTYAALLSFVVTSLLYLLRAELFRDGQPGGPPEA, encoded by the coding sequence ATGAACGTCGGCGTGGACGGCCTGGACCACCAGATTTCGCGCATCACCGCGCGCATGCGGGACAGGGTCCGGGAGTGGCGCACGCTGCCGGAGGGCCACGCGCGCCGCTCACTCCTGCGCGAGGCGGTGGCCATCATGGACCGCCGCCACGCCATCCTCGCCCGGGCCATTGGCTTCACCTACGCGGCGCTCTTGTCCTTCGTGGTGACGTCGCTCCTGTACCTGCTGCGCGCGGAGCTGTTCCGCGACGGGCAACCGGGCGGCCCACCGGAGGCCTGA
- a CDS encoding peptidylprolyl isomerase has product MANAKVFFDMSIGGQPAGRIVMELFSDDVPKTADNFRALCTGEKGMGKSGKPLHFKGTPFHRVIPNFMCQGGDITLGNGYGGESIYGEKFADENFKHRHTGPGVLSMANAGPNSNGSQFFLTTATTSWLDGKHVVFGKVVEGMDVVKKIESVGSQSGATSKPVKIEDSGQL; this is encoded by the coding sequence ATGGCAAACGCCAAGGTCTTCTTCGACATGTCGATTGGTGGCCAGCCCGCCGGCCGCATCGTGATGGAGCTGTTCTCCGACGACGTTCCCAAGACCGCCGACAACTTCCGCGCCCTGTGCACGGGTGAGAAGGGCATGGGCAAGAGCGGCAAGCCGCTGCACTTCAAGGGCACGCCCTTCCACCGCGTCATCCCGAACTTCATGTGCCAGGGCGGCGACATCACGCTCGGCAATGGCTACGGCGGTGAGTCCATCTACGGTGAGAAGTTCGCGGACGAGAACTTCAAGCACCGGCACACGGGCCCGGGCGTCCTCTCCATGGCGAACGCCGGCCCCAACAGCAACGGCTCGCAGTTCTTCCTCACCACGGCCACCACCTCGTGGCTCGACGGCAAGCACGTCGTCTTCGGCAAGGTCGTCGAGGGCATGGACGTGGTGAAGAAGATTGAAAGCGTGGGCAGCCAGTCCGGCGCGACGAGCAAGCCCGTGAAGATCGAGGACAGCGGCCAGCTGTAA
- a CDS encoding NfeD family protein has protein sequence MSWRRHVLWGWLLALLCVGFTAPAAPDAPSLVARCELEGVVDSGSGEYLTDCVKRAEDAGASALLVRLDTPGGSLEATRSVVRAFLGSRVPVLVWVGPSGSRAGSAGVFISLASNVTAMAPGTNIGAAHPVGLGGEDVEQAGGEELARKVENDTVAFAEGLARQRGRNPEWAASAVRDSASVPADRAVELRVVELVAPTEAAFLSAVDGRRVEVAGGNTVTLATRDAHVESLEPGLSQRVVHALAQPSLIYLLLLVAALGLVVELSHPGAVAPGVIGGVALVLALMASATLPVRSGALVLMLLGVGLILAELFVTSGLLGAAGAGLLILGGVFLVDRFEPGWFVEPSFRMSWGVMLPTALVFAGSAAFVAYRSAQTRKLPQRGGDAGLVGEAGTALAPVTPSGGEVFVHGERWRAVSFTPIREGAQVVVRAVEGLTLTVAEQMP, from the coding sequence ATGAGCTGGCGCCGTCACGTCCTCTGGGGCTGGCTCCTGGCGCTCCTCTGCGTGGGCTTCACCGCTCCGGCGGCTCCTGACGCACCCTCCCTGGTCGCGCGGTGCGAGCTGGAGGGCGTGGTCGACTCCGGCTCGGGCGAGTACCTCACGGACTGCGTGAAGCGCGCGGAGGACGCGGGAGCCTCGGCGCTGCTCGTGCGGCTGGACACTCCGGGCGGTTCGTTGGAGGCCACCCGCTCCGTGGTGCGCGCGTTCCTGGGCTCGCGCGTGCCCGTGCTCGTGTGGGTGGGGCCTTCCGGTTCGCGCGCGGGCAGCGCGGGCGTGTTCATCTCGCTCGCGTCGAACGTGACCGCCATGGCCCCGGGGACGAACATCGGCGCGGCGCACCCCGTGGGGCTCGGCGGTGAAGACGTGGAGCAGGCGGGGGGCGAGGAACTCGCCCGCAAGGTGGAGAACGACACGGTCGCCTTCGCGGAGGGCCTCGCCCGGCAGCGAGGCCGCAATCCGGAGTGGGCCGCGTCCGCCGTGCGCGACAGCGCCAGCGTCCCCGCGGACCGCGCCGTGGAGCTCCGCGTGGTGGAGCTCGTCGCTCCCACCGAGGCCGCGTTCCTGTCCGCCGTCGATGGCCGCCGCGTGGAGGTGGCGGGCGGGAACACCGTGACGCTCGCCACCCGCGACGCCCACGTGGAGTCGCTGGAGCCGGGGCTGTCACAGCGGGTGGTGCATGCGCTCGCGCAGCCGTCGCTGATCTATCTGCTGTTGCTCGTGGCGGCGCTGGGCCTGGTGGTGGAGCTGTCCCATCCGGGCGCGGTGGCGCCGGGGGTCATTGGCGGCGTGGCGCTGGTGCTGGCGTTGATGGCTTCGGCGACGCTGCCGGTGCGCTCGGGCGCGCTGGTGCTGATGCTCCTGGGCGTGGGGCTCATCCTCGCGGAGCTGTTCGTCACCAGCGGCCTCTTGGGCGCGGCGGGCGCGGGGCTGTTGATATTGGGCGGCGTGTTCCTGGTGGACCGCTTCGAACCCGGCTGGTTCGTGGAGCCGTCCTTCCGCATGTCGTGGGGCGTGATGTTGCCCACGGCGCTCGTGTTCGCGGGGAGCGCGGCCTTCGTCGCGTACCGCAGCGCCCAGACGCGCAAGCTGCCGCAGCGGGGCGGCGACGCGGGGCTCGTGGGCGAGGCCGGCACGGCGCTGGCCCCCGTGACGCCTTCGGGCGGCGAGGTGTTCGTCCATGGCGAGCGCTGGCGCGCCGTCTCCTTCACTCCCATCCGCGAGGGCGCCCAGGTCGTGGTGCGTGCCGTGGAGGGACTCACCCTCACCGTCGCGGAGCAGATGCCATGA
- a CDS encoding slipin family protein, translated as MNELVGALGWILPLALLFLLFVSGVRIVTEYQNGVVFRLGRYVGLKRAGFRWLIPFIERMVIIDLRTVARDVPPQDVITKDNVSVKVNAVVYFRVIQADKAVLQVEDYLYATSQIAQTTLRAILGQVELDDLLSQRERINHELQQVLDARTDPWGVKVSNVEVKHIDLPLEMQRAIARQAEAERERRAKIIAAEGEHQAAEKLSLAADVLSRNPATLQLRYLQTLVEITGGGNHTILPIPLEILRAFGAMPSRSRPSEEAREEEDEDASHGLS; from the coding sequence ATGAACGAGCTGGTCGGAGCGCTGGGGTGGATCCTCCCCCTGGCCCTGTTGTTTCTCCTCTTCGTCTCCGGCGTGCGCATCGTCACCGAGTACCAGAACGGTGTCGTCTTCCGGCTGGGCCGCTACGTGGGCCTCAAGCGCGCGGGCTTCCGCTGGCTCATCCCCTTCATCGAGCGGATGGTCATCATCGACCTGCGCACCGTGGCGCGCGACGTGCCCCCGCAGGACGTCATCACCAAGGACAACGTCAGCGTGAAGGTCAATGCCGTCGTCTACTTCCGCGTCATCCAGGCGGACAAGGCCGTGCTCCAGGTGGAGGACTACCTCTACGCCACCAGCCAGATTGCGCAGACCACGCTGCGCGCCATCCTGGGCCAGGTGGAGCTGGACGACCTGTTGTCCCAGCGCGAGCGCATCAACCATGAATTGCAGCAGGTGCTGGATGCGCGCACCGACCCGTGGGGCGTGAAGGTCTCCAACGTGGAGGTGAAGCACATCGACCTGCCGCTGGAGATGCAGCGGGCCATCGCCCGGCAGGCGGAAGCAGAGCGCGAGCGCCGCGCGAAGATCATCGCCGCGGAGGGCGAACACCAGGCCGCGGAGAAGCTCTCCCTGGCCGCGGACGTGCTCAGCCGCAACCCCGCCACGCTCCAGCTGCGCTACCTGCAGACGCTGGTGGAGATCACCGGCGGCGGCAACCACACCATCCTGCCCATCCCCCTGGAGATACTGCGCGCGTTCGGCGCCATGCCCTCGCGGTCCCGTCCATCCGAAGAAGCCCGCGAGGAGGAGGACGAGGACGCGTCCCACGGCCTGTCTTGA
- a CDS encoding helix-turn-helix domain-containing protein, with protein sequence MSTPKTQTEWKLAALAEEVGVSPRTVRYYVQRGLLPAPPFKGPDTVYGEEHRTRLKAIRVLQARFLPLDAIQAELSRLSPEELRRLAETPVGPGTPPVPEDVPRMPPKRPGKDPTVEVARYQRWLLAPGLELHVSEQAEAKVRALAERVRALIEESQEGTPS encoded by the coding sequence GTGAGCACGCCCAAGACACAGACGGAGTGGAAGCTGGCCGCGCTGGCGGAGGAGGTGGGGGTCTCGCCTCGCACCGTCCGCTACTACGTCCAACGGGGCCTGTTGCCGGCGCCGCCCTTCAAGGGGCCGGACACGGTCTACGGAGAGGAGCACCGGACGCGGCTCAAGGCCATCCGGGTGCTCCAGGCCCGGTTCCTGCCGCTGGACGCCATCCAGGCGGAGCTCTCGCGGTTGTCGCCGGAGGAGCTGCGCCGGCTGGCGGAGACGCCGGTGGGCCCGGGGACGCCGCCAGTGCCGGAGGACGTCCCCCGGATGCCGCCGAAGCGGCCGGGAAAAGACCCGACGGTGGAGGTGGCGCGTTACCAGCGCTGGCTCCTGGCGCCGGGGTTGGAATTGCACGTGTCGGAGCAGGCGGAAGCGAAGGTCCGGGCGCTGGCGGAGCGGGTGCGCGCCCTCATCGAGGAGTCCCAGGAAGGAACGCCGTCATGA
- a CDS encoding ABC transporter ATP-binding protein, producing MAFLSLDALTLKFPGAAAPAVRDVSLALEPGDAVALMGTSGSGKTALLRLVAGLEQPTSGTVTLDGRVVAGPDVFVPPEQRPLRRVLHDAELESGLTVRDVVMGVQPRGEGLAHARGLLAMFQLEDLEARACGTLSRGQRQRVLLARALASGTKLLVLDEPFAGMDAGLRANILGEWRRVLKARGTAVLFATHDVGDALAFADRLVLLRAGTVEQQGAPESVYEAPRSAFAAYFLGGTNLLPGSAFGRVARTALGNLPLSTDARGEVMLSLRPEALRLVPDTDGVAVGGALRAEILERAFRGAHVDFTVSCAGTALVVRASSSAPFREGGRARLEVSGRADVLEETSGLAR from the coding sequence ATGGCCTTCCTCTCGCTCGATGCCCTCACCCTGAAGTTCCCCGGTGCCGCCGCCCCCGCGGTGCGGGACGTGTCGCTGGCGCTGGAGCCAGGGGACGCGGTGGCGCTGATGGGCACCTCCGGCTCCGGGAAGACGGCGCTGCTGCGGCTAGTGGCGGGCCTAGAGCAGCCGACCTCCGGCACCGTCACGCTCGATGGCCGCGTGGTCGCCGGGCCGGACGTGTTCGTGCCTCCGGAGCAGCGCCCCCTGCGCCGTGTCCTCCACGACGCGGAGCTCGAATCCGGCCTCACCGTGCGCGACGTGGTGATGGGCGTGCAGCCCAGGGGTGAAGGCCTGGCGCACGCGCGCGGGTTGCTGGCGATGTTCCAGTTGGAAGACCTGGAGGCGCGCGCCTGCGGAACGCTCTCCCGGGGACAGCGGCAGCGCGTGCTGCTGGCGCGCGCGCTGGCCTCCGGGACGAAGCTGCTGGTGCTGGATGAGCCCTTCGCCGGCATGGACGCCGGCCTGCGCGCCAACATCCTCGGAGAGTGGCGCCGCGTGCTCAAGGCGCGAGGCACCGCCGTGCTCTTCGCCACGCACGACGTGGGGGACGCGCTGGCCTTCGCGGACCGGCTGGTGCTGCTGCGCGCGGGCACGGTGGAGCAGCAGGGCGCGCCCGAGTCCGTCTACGAAGCGCCGCGCAGCGCGTTCGCCGCGTACTTCCTGGGCGGCACCAACCTGCTGCCCGGCTCCGCCTTCGGCCGCGTCGCGCGCACGGCGCTGGGCAACCTGCCGCTGAGCACCGACGCGCGCGGCGAGGTGATGCTCTCCCTGCGCCCGGAGGCGCTGCGGCTCGTGCCCGACACGGACGGCGTCGCGGTGGGCGGCGCCCTGCGCGCGGAAATCCTGGAGCGCGCCTTCCGGGGCGCGCACGTGGACTTCACCGTGTCCTGCGCGGGCACGGCGCTGGTGGTGCGCGCCTCCTCCTCGGCTCCGTTTCGCGAGGGCGGCCGTGCCCGCCTGGAGGTCTCAGGCCGCGCGGACGTGCTGGAGGAGACATCCGGGCTCGCCCGCTAG
- a CDS encoding VIT domain-containing protein: MNEQAKCGLFTREGAQVPLQGVEVSGELLGGHARVRVTQRYRNDEKKPVEAVYTFPLPSDATLSAFSMTCAGRRVAGVVKEREAAFRAYDDAITEGHGAALLDQERANVFTAQVGNLLPGEETRVEVEFLQTLTAEEGSVRWMLPTLVAPRYIPGAVHGDRTGHGSAAPTTRVPDADRITPPTGSVDYGLRMDLLIDVGRDVVVESPSHRITVAKDGTRTRVGLQRDSHLKNFAGNEVALDRDVVLTMRNANPDVMLTPVVTHRNAEGPGTFALTVVPDLLNLATTPPRQEVVFVVDTSGSMAGDSLPQAQAALRLCLRHLREGDRFNVIAFENSFRSFSAQTVPFTQRTLEQADAWVAGLKAYGGTELLEPMVTAMKAAPDGVVVLLTDGQVGNESEILDAVLAARGSGRVFSFGIGTNVSDALLRDLARRTDGAVEFIHPGERIDEKVVAQFSRALAPRVTDLEVRFDGVEASELAPSTLPPLVDGTPWTLFGRYAQAGTGSVTLKGRSGREPFSLTVRLDLPARSDRPVVEKLWAAERIRGWMDAGLVGRRAEAMKERIVRLAVEHQLATQYTSFVVVEERQGDRRASGTPETRVVPVNAPAGWSMFNQAARDMDDDVPEGALAPEQSRVMKRKASKSMPAPAAAPGGLGRSRGGAVPPPPPSMAAPAPAPARDLGPEPTTGSSFQAESADGAGPMGGRAAPMERREQEAAKKDKGGFFDRLMSAAMPSKASRVLETAPELERVVQGKAEVLYEQEEVLPLSVADAPMATEDVGGLLGQQLANGLWAGTGEGPEPVRQARATARVLMVLLREGITSSHPLHGAQVKKAVDALLALASQLGQAPDVAELALGVAWLVAAGPRTRGRIEQAAKPLPGLDGRLGDTAALRQHLETLATR; encoded by the coding sequence ATGAACGAGCAGGCGAAGTGTGGGCTGTTCACGCGTGAGGGGGCCCAGGTGCCCCTGCAGGGAGTGGAAGTCTCCGGTGAGCTGCTCGGGGGACACGCGCGGGTGCGCGTGACGCAGCGCTACCGCAACGACGAGAAGAAGCCGGTGGAGGCCGTCTACACCTTCCCCCTGCCCTCCGACGCGACGCTCAGCGCCTTCTCCATGACGTGCGCGGGCCGCCGCGTGGCCGGCGTGGTGAAGGAGCGCGAGGCGGCCTTCCGCGCCTACGACGACGCCATCACCGAAGGCCACGGCGCGGCGCTGCTGGACCAGGAGCGCGCCAACGTCTTCACCGCGCAGGTGGGCAACCTGCTGCCGGGCGAGGAGACGCGGGTGGAGGTGGAGTTCCTGCAGACGCTCACCGCGGAGGAGGGCAGCGTGCGCTGGATGCTGCCCACGCTGGTGGCGCCCCGGTACATCCCCGGCGCGGTGCACGGCGACCGCACCGGCCACGGCAGCGCGGCCCCCACGACGCGGGTGCCGGACGCGGACCGCATCACCCCGCCCACGGGCTCCGTGGACTACGGGCTGCGCATGGACCTGCTCATCGACGTGGGCCGTGACGTGGTGGTGGAGAGCCCGTCCCACCGCATCACCGTCGCGAAGGACGGCACGCGCACGCGGGTGGGCCTGCAGCGCGATTCACACCTCAAGAACTTCGCGGGCAACGAGGTGGCGCTGGACCGGGACGTGGTGCTCACCATGCGCAACGCCAACCCGGACGTGATGCTCACGCCCGTGGTGACGCACCGCAACGCGGAAGGTCCGGGCACGTTCGCGCTCACGGTGGTGCCGGACCTCTTGAACCTGGCGACGACGCCGCCCCGGCAGGAGGTGGTGTTCGTGGTGGACACGTCCGGCTCCATGGCCGGCGACAGCCTGCCCCAGGCCCAGGCCGCGCTCCGGCTGTGCCTGCGCCACCTGCGTGAAGGCGACCGCTTCAACGTCATCGCGTTCGAGAACTCCTTCCGCTCCTTCTCCGCGCAGACGGTGCCGTTCACCCAGCGCACGCTGGAGCAGGCGGACGCGTGGGTCGCGGGGCTGAAGGCCTACGGCGGCACGGAGCTGCTGGAGCCCATGGTCACCGCGATGAAGGCGGCGCCGGACGGCGTGGTGGTGCTGCTGACGGACGGCCAGGTGGGCAACGAGAGCGAAATCCTCGACGCGGTGCTCGCGGCGCGCGGGTCGGGGCGGGTGTTCTCGTTCGGCATCGGGACGAACGTGAGCGACGCGCTCCTGCGCGACCTGGCGCGGCGCACGGATGGCGCGGTGGAGTTCATCCACCCGGGAGAGCGCATCGACGAGAAGGTGGTGGCGCAGTTCTCGCGGGCGCTCGCGCCGCGCGTCACCGACCTGGAGGTGCGCTTCGACGGCGTGGAGGCCAGCGAACTGGCCCCGTCCACGCTGCCGCCGCTGGTGGACGGCACGCCGTGGACGCTCTTCGGGCGCTATGCGCAGGCGGGCACGGGCAGCGTGACGCTGAAGGGCAGGTCGGGCCGGGAGCCGTTCTCCCTCACGGTGCGGTTGGACCTGCCCGCGCGGTCGGACCGGCCGGTGGTGGAGAAGTTGTGGGCCGCCGAGCGCATCCGGGGCTGGATGGACGCGGGGCTGGTGGGCCGGCGCGCGGAGGCAATGAAGGAGCGCATCGTGCGGCTCGCCGTCGAGCACCAGCTGGCCACGCAGTACACGTCCTTCGTGGTGGTGGAGGAGCGCCAGGGCGACCGCCGCGCGTCCGGCACGCCGGAGACGCGCGTGGTGCCGGTGAACGCGCCCGCGGGCTGGAGCATGTTCAACCAGGCCGCGCGGGACATGGATGACGACGTGCCGGAGGGCGCGCTCGCGCCGGAGCAGTCGCGCGTGATGAAGCGCAAGGCCTCGAAGTCGATGCCCGCGCCCGCGGCGGCGCCGGGAGGGCTCGGCCGCTCGCGGGGCGGCGCGGTGCCCCCGCCGCCTCCGAGCATGGCCGCCCCCGCCCCCGCCCCCGCGCGCGACCTGGGGCCGGAGCCCACCACCGGGTCCTCCTTCCAGGCGGAGTCCGCGGATGGCGCCGGGCCCATGGGTGGCAGGGCCGCGCCCATGGAGCGCAGGGAGCAGGAGGCCGCGAAGAAGGACAAGGGCGGCTTCTTCGACCGGCTGATGTCCGCGGCGATGCCGTCCAAGGCCTCTCGCGTCCTGGAGACCGCCCCGGAGCTGGAGCGCGTCGTCCAGGGCAAGGCGGAGGTGCTCTACGAGCAGGAGGAGGTCCTGCCGCTGTCCGTGGCGGACGCGCCCATGGCCACCGAGGACGTGGGCGGCCTCCTGGGCCAGCAGCTCGCGAACGGGCTGTGGGCCGGCACGGGCGAAGGGCCGGAGCCGGTGCGCCAGGCCCGCGCCACCGCGCGGGTGCTGATGGTGCTCCTGCGCGAGGGCATCACCAGCAGCCACCCGCTGCACGGCGCGCAGGTGAAGAAGGCCGTGGACGCGCTGCTCGCGCTGGCCTCGCAGCTGGGCCAGGCGCCGGACGTGGCGGAGCTGGCGCTGGGCGTGGCGTGGCTGGTGGCGGCGGGACCGCGCACGCGGGGCCGCATCGAGCAGGCCGCGAAGCCGCTTCCGGGCCTGGACGGACGGCTGGGGGACACGGCCGCGCTCCGTCAGCACCTGGAGACGCTGGCGACGCGGTAG
- a CDS encoding YkvA family protein, with translation MGTRFFSYVRDPQVATWRKLAGLLAVLYFVSPVDAIPDFIPVVGWLDDLGVLSAAAFFMVREVQRWRPGTPAGVPSFDGLPRDEEGRAREPALRRHS, from the coding sequence ATGGGAACCCGCTTCTTCAGCTACGTGCGCGACCCCCAGGTGGCGACGTGGCGCAAGCTGGCCGGGCTGCTGGCCGTCCTGTACTTCGTGTCGCCCGTGGACGCGATTCCGGACTTCATCCCCGTGGTGGGCTGGCTGGACGACCTGGGTGTGCTGTCCGCCGCCGCGTTCTTCATGGTGCGCGAGGTCCAGCGTTGGCGCCCCGGCACGCCCGCCGGTGTGCCTTCGTTCGACGGACTCCCTCGCGACGAGGAGGGCCGCGCGCGCGAGCCCGCGCTGCGCCGGCACTCCTAG
- a CDS encoding peptidylprolyl isomerase: MTNPKVYFDMSIGGQPAGRIVMELFRDIVPKTAENFRALCTGEKGTGRSGKPLHYKGSLFHRVIPDFMCQGGDFTRGNGTGGESVYGEKFEDENFELGHTGPGILSMANAGPNTNCSQFFITTARASWLDGKHVVFGHVVEGMDVVKKIEGVGSQSGATREPVKIEACGEL, from the coding sequence ATGACAAACCCAAAGGTCTACTTCGACATGTCGATTGGGGGCCAGCCCGCTGGCCGTATCGTGATGGAGCTGTTCAGGGATATCGTCCCCAAGACCGCCGAGAACTTCCGGGCCCTGTGCACGGGTGAGAAGGGCACGGGCCGGAGTGGCAAGCCGCTGCACTACAAGGGATCGCTCTTCCACCGCGTCATCCCGGACTTCATGTGCCAGGGCGGCGACTTCACGCGGGGCAACGGCACCGGCGGCGAGTCCGTCTACGGTGAGAAGTTCGAGGACGAGAACTTCGAGCTCGGGCACACGGGCCCGGGCATCCTCTCCATGGCGAACGCCGGCCCCAACACCAACTGCTCGCAGTTCTTCATCACCACGGCTCGCGCCTCGTGGCTCGACGGCAAGCACGTCGTCTTCGGCCATGTCGTCGAGGGCATGGACGTGGTGAAGAAGATTGAAGGCGTGGGCAGCCAGTCCGGCGCGACGCGCGAGCCCGTGAAGATTGAAGCCTGCGGCGAGCTGTAA